One Devosia lacusdianchii genomic window carries:
- a CDS encoding response regulator transcription factor, with amino-acid sequence MRVLLIEDETELASALRSLLLKHDIIMDHAPTLAYAEEAIRNEVHDALIVDRQLPDGDGITIIANMRSRRQHVPVIVVSARGTLDERIEGLDCGADDYLAKPFSTDELLARLRAVLRRPLAMQTGSIHVGALTFESANRSAHVDGRPLELARRELLILECLTQRAGRAVMRSALEDAVYTFDDEIQSNSLDANISRLRKKLADAGALVDIHGIRGVGYLLRASA; translated from the coding sequence ATGAGAGTGTTGCTGATCGAGGATGAGACGGAGCTGGCATCTGCCCTCAGGAGCTTGCTGCTCAAGCACGACATCATCATGGATCACGCACCCACCCTCGCTTACGCCGAGGAGGCCATCCGCAATGAAGTGCATGACGCCCTGATCGTGGACCGCCAACTGCCTGACGGCGACGGCATCACCATCATCGCCAATATGCGCAGCCGGCGCCAGCACGTGCCGGTTATCGTGGTCTCGGCCCGAGGCACCCTGGACGAGCGGATCGAGGGACTGGACTGCGGCGCCGATGACTATCTCGCCAAGCCGTTTTCTACGGACGAGCTATTGGCCCGCCTGCGCGCCGTGTTGCGCCGGCCGCTGGCGATGCAGACCGGCAGCATTCACGTGGGCGCGCTGACCTTCGAATCCGCTAATCGTAGCGCCCATGTGGATGGGCGACCATTGGAACTCGCCCGTCGCGAATTGCTGATCCTGGAATGCCTGACGCAGCGCGCCGGGCGAGCGGTCATGCGCTCGGCGCTGGAGGATGCCGTCTATACTTTTGACGACGAAATCCAGTCGAACTCGCTGGACGCCAACATATCCCGTCTGCGCAAGAAGCTGGCCGATGCTGGGGCGCTCGTCGACATACATGGCATCAGAGGCGTGGGCTATTTGCTGCGAGCCTCAGCATGA
- a CDS encoding phosphatase PAP2 family protein → MDRIRPLAARYLEALWIELRSDAAIYAVAAIYIVIGYVFMAGKGYLAFGMLNVYYGAWSMHFGVLGPVFVTIIGLLHIVIRLDARRRLAYRAMFAPRRVARFVAGTILLLTAVLLFTTMFSAIKTSFPIDHGFRFDVAQADIDKAIHFGVDPWRLLYAVAEHPLVLRIVEMNYNVIWFIICYFTLYWVCTSPRTNGMRVRYVLTWLLSWALIGTVMAGTWLSAGPAYYGLVTGDTARFADQLAFLSTTAGERNSAQAFQSYLWYLYSSGNVGIGSGISAFPSVHVAVTTINALFIGEISRRFSVLMWAYVVFIIMSSVYLGWHYAIDGYVSVVTVTAIYWALRKLIPTLARLRWKARAERPTEVFARNS, encoded by the coding sequence ATGGATCGTATTCGCCCGCTTGCTGCCCGCTACTTGGAGGCACTTTGGATTGAGCTGCGCAGTGACGCAGCGATTTACGCCGTGGCAGCGATCTATATCGTCATTGGTTACGTGTTCATGGCCGGCAAGGGGTACCTCGCCTTCGGCATGCTCAATGTTTATTATGGCGCTTGGAGCATGCACTTTGGTGTGCTGGGGCCTGTTTTCGTCACCATTATCGGGCTGCTGCACATTGTCATCCGGCTCGACGCGCGCCGCCGCCTGGCCTATCGCGCCATGTTCGCGCCCCGGCGCGTTGCTCGCTTTGTGGCCGGCACCATCCTACTGCTGACGGCGGTTCTGCTGTTCACCACGATGTTTTCAGCGATCAAGACCAGCTTCCCAATTGATCACGGTTTCCGGTTCGACGTAGCACAAGCCGACATTGACAAAGCAATCCACTTCGGTGTCGATCCCTGGCGCTTGCTCTATGCGGTCGCTGAGCACCCGCTGGTGCTCCGCATCGTCGAGATGAACTACAATGTCATCTGGTTCATCATTTGCTACTTCACGCTCTATTGGGTCTGCACCTCGCCACGCACCAATGGCATGCGCGTCCGCTACGTGTTGACCTGGCTGCTAAGCTGGGCCCTCATCGGCACGGTCATGGCGGGCACCTGGCTGTCAGCCGGCCCAGCCTATTACGGCCTTGTCACTGGCGACACAGCCCGTTTCGCCGACCAACTTGCCTTCCTGTCAACCACTGCGGGCGAACGCAACTCCGCTCAGGCGTTCCAGTCCTATCTGTGGTACCTGTACTCCAGTGGCAATGTAGGCATAGGCTCGGGCATTTCGGCCTTTCCCTCGGTTCACGTTGCCGTCACCACTATCAACGCGCTCTTCATCGGCGAAATCTCGCGCCGCTTTTCAGTGCTTATGTGGGCCTATGTCGTCTTCATCATCATGAGCTCGGTCTATCTCGGCTGGCACTACGCGATCGATGGCTATGTCTCAGTCGTGACTGTGACAGCCATCTATTGGGCCCTGCGCAAGCTGATACCCACGTTGGCCCGGTTGCGCTGGAAGGCGCGCGCTGAAAGACCCACCGAGGTCTTTGCTCGGAATTCCTGA
- a CDS encoding outer membrane protein: MTQKRSSHLAAWAVIATVISATGANAQQYGGYQAPFDWTGFYAGIYGGLTPSKFPNVFQDNSLQGGVVAGYTMQLGPAVVGGEIEGSYLGGRTYDTGGGGTLSQHWAATAKLKAGVALDATLIYGTAGYGFARLDPKGNVISDPKWQGGWVFGGGIEQGLGSNLSAKLEYTQMRMDDVSTTVAGGARFSNDLVNHSIKAGINLRF; encoded by the coding sequence ATGACCCAAAAACGATCGTCGCACCTCGCGGCGTGGGCCGTGATTGCCACGGTGATTTCTGCCACTGGCGCAAATGCGCAGCAGTATGGCGGCTATCAGGCACCCTTCGACTGGACCGGCTTCTATGCCGGAATTTACGGCGGGCTGACGCCTTCCAAATTCCCTAACGTGTTCCAGGACAACTCGCTTCAAGGGGGTGTCGTCGCCGGCTACACCATGCAGCTTGGGCCGGCAGTCGTCGGCGGCGAAATCGAGGGCAGCTACCTCGGCGGCAGGACTTACGACACCGGCGGCGGCGGCACGCTGTCCCAGCATTGGGCCGCGACGGCCAAGCTGAAGGCCGGTGTGGCGCTCGATGCTACCCTGATCTACGGCACGGCCGGCTATGGCTTCGCCCGCCTCGACCCCAAGGGCAACGTCATTTCCGACCCGAAATGGCAGGGCGGCTGGGTCTTCGGTGGCGGCATCGAGCAAGGGCTGGGCAGCAACCTCTCCGCCAAGCTGGAATACACCCAGATGCGCATGGACGACGTGAGCACGACCGTGGCCGGTGGCGCGCGGTTTTCGAACGACCTCGTGAACCACTCGATCAAGGCCGGCATCAACCTGCGCTTCTAG
- a CDS encoding sensor histidine kinase — translation MKRPRSSSLRFGLTWRLIVLQILSLTLTATVLCILLLQLSMEGRMVDSGVTEIIAGALERQADGSLTVGESESLDRYRAESPTFWFVAVDEGERVYIEGDVPDEYLALAQNLGNIDFVDVRGGNFDEDLSAVLRPVQSKLGTVRVMAGGGAYIGAVMVGLLLAGLMSAPLLLILGLVTAVAIPLAVRRAMRGLEKAEADARSINFSNRGTQLSYARVPKEVHGLVTAVNQALVRLDNGYSLQQRFLADAAHELKTPLAILQARVENLSGGPDQARLLGDIARLVGLADQLLDLQRLARDDVKLLPVDLVATARQVVADIAPLAIAGGYDISLEAAPEHVWVKGDAGSLERLLVNLVQNAITHAGNAGEIQVTVDARGTLEVLDSGPGIPAEHRDRVFEPFYRVRPLSHGSGLGLNLARNIVHRHGGDILVFDSPAGGAGFRIRLPLAARETTGTTSVMLA, via the coding sequence ATGAAGCGCCCGCGCTCGTCATCACTACGCTTCGGCCTCACCTGGCGGCTGATCGTCCTGCAAATCCTGTCGCTGACGTTGACGGCCACTGTGCTCTGCATCTTGCTGCTCCAGCTATCCATGGAAGGCCGAATGGTGGATTCCGGTGTAACCGAGATCATCGCCGGCGCGCTGGAGCGGCAGGCTGACGGCAGTCTCACGGTGGGCGAGAGCGAGTCACTCGACCGTTATCGCGCCGAGTCGCCAACGTTCTGGTTTGTTGCGGTCGATGAGGGCGAGCGAGTGTACATCGAAGGCGATGTTCCGGACGAATACCTGGCCCTGGCGCAGAACCTTGGAAACATCGATTTTGTCGACGTGCGCGGTGGCAATTTCGATGAGGACCTGTCGGCCGTCCTGCGGCCAGTGCAGAGCAAACTCGGCACAGTGCGGGTCATGGCGGGTGGCGGCGCCTATATCGGCGCGGTAATGGTGGGGCTATTGCTCGCCGGCCTGATGAGCGCCCCGCTGCTGCTCATTTTGGGCCTGGTAACGGCAGTAGCTATCCCGCTGGCTGTGCGCAGGGCCATGAGGGGACTCGAAAAGGCCGAGGCAGACGCACGGTCGATCAATTTCAGCAACCGCGGCACACAACTATCCTACGCGCGCGTCCCCAAGGAAGTTCATGGTCTGGTGACGGCGGTGAACCAGGCCCTGGTTCGACTGGACAACGGCTATAGCCTGCAGCAACGGTTTCTCGCCGATGCCGCGCACGAGCTCAAAACGCCTCTCGCCATCCTGCAGGCGCGCGTCGAAAACCTGTCCGGCGGCCCCGACCAGGCCCGCCTGCTCGGCGATATTGCCCGTCTGGTCGGACTGGCCGACCAGCTGCTCGACTTGCAGCGGCTCGCCCGTGACGACGTCAAACTACTGCCAGTGGACCTGGTGGCGACAGCCCGCCAGGTCGTTGCCGACATTGCCCCCCTCGCCATTGCCGGCGGCTATGACATTTCGCTCGAAGCGGCGCCAGAGCATGTTTGGGTCAAGGGCGACGCCGGCTCGCTGGAGCGGCTGCTGGTCAACTTGGTGCAGAACGCCATTACCCACGCGGGCAATGCGGGCGAAATCCAGGTCACAGTCGATGCGCGCGGCACGCTCGAAGTGCTGGATTCCGGGCCGGGCATCCCGGCCGAACATCGCGACAGGGTGTTTGAGCCCTTTTATCGCGTCCGGCCGCTCAGCCATGGATCGGGGCTTGGGCTCAATCTGGCGCGCAACATCGTGCACCGGCACGGTGGCGACATCCTGGTGTTCGACAGTCCCGCGGGCGGCGCTGGGTTTCGGATCCGCCTGCCGCTGGCTGCCCGTGAAACCACTGGCACCACGTCAGTAATGTTGGCGTAA
- a CDS encoding alpha/beta hydrolase family protein, translated as MSEPPIALISSWEEVARDYVIEHLRLRLGEIEVRGILTRPSGPPGPLPAILYGHSHGGRYDIGANELLVGREYLVDPLGPVFARHGYVTLCIDMPVFGERSSVSEGSAAKALLWHGKSLFGQMLSDHAAALTYLTGRPDVDASRIGAFGISMGCTLSYWLAAMDERIAAVAHLCCFADFRTMIELGAHDGHGIYLTVPGLLNEADGGTIAALVAPRPQLVCIGEADKLTPRAAVARAWAELEPAYAGAPDRLVLVSEPGIGHSETPRMRAAMLAFFAEHLGGQAKPA; from the coding sequence TTGTCGGAGCCGCCGATCGCCTTGATATCAAGCTGGGAAGAAGTCGCCCGAGACTATGTCATCGAGCATTTGCGCCTGCGGCTCGGCGAGATCGAGGTTCGCGGTATTCTTACGAGGCCATCGGGTCCGCCAGGTCCACTTCCAGCCATCCTTTATGGCCACTCGCATGGTGGGCGCTATGACATCGGGGCCAACGAACTGCTGGTGGGACGGGAGTATCTGGTCGATCCGCTGGGGCCGGTTTTCGCTCGGCACGGCTATGTCACACTCTGCATTGATATGCCGGTATTCGGCGAACGGTCCAGCGTCAGCGAAGGTTCTGCTGCCAAGGCTCTGCTTTGGCATGGCAAATCGCTGTTTGGACAGATGCTGTCGGACCATGCGGCGGCGCTGACCTATCTGACCGGGCGGCCAGACGTCGATGCGTCGCGCATTGGTGCCTTCGGCATCTCGATGGGATGTACCCTCAGCTATTGGTTGGCTGCGATGGACGAGCGTATAGCGGCCGTCGCGCACCTCTGCTGCTTCGCCGATTTTCGCACCATGATCGAATTGGGCGCCCACGACGGACACGGCATCTACCTGACCGTGCCGGGCCTGCTCAACGAGGCCGATGGCGGCACAATTGCAGCGCTGGTGGCGCCGCGGCCGCAACTGGTTTGCATCGGCGAGGCCGACAAATTGACCCCGCGCGCGGCGGTGGCCCGTGCATGGGCAGAATTGGAGCCGGCCTATGCCGGTGCGCCCGATCGGCTGGTTCTCGTCAGCGAACCGGGCATCGGCCATAGCGAAACGCCACGCATGCGGGCGGCGATGCTGGCGTTCTTTGCAGAGCATCTGGGCGGTCAAGCAAAACCCGCGTGA
- a CDS encoding NADPH-dependent FMN reductase, producing MSKLKIAVIIGSTRDARYGDKPAKWIADLAAQRPELDVEIVDLKAFELPLFNEAASNAWVPSQNPQAIAWQKKIAEFDGYIVVTAEYNRSITGSLKNAFDQAYKEWNQKAIGFVGYGSVGGARAIEHARTIAVELQMANTRSAVHIGGSDFFGIYMGKQTLADIEANIAQSAKDLLDQLTWWTKATKAAREEDAEVAQAAE from the coding sequence ATGTCCAAACTCAAGATTGCAGTTATCATCGGCAGCACCCGCGACGCTCGCTACGGCGACAAGCCGGCAAAGTGGATCGCCGACCTGGCCGCCCAGCGTCCCGAACTCGACGTCGAGATCGTCGATCTCAAAGCTTTCGAGCTACCGCTGTTCAACGAAGCCGCCTCGAACGCCTGGGTCCCCTCGCAGAACCCCCAGGCCATCGCCTGGCAGAAGAAGATCGCCGAATTCGACGGCTATATCGTAGTGACGGCCGAGTACAACCGCTCGATCACCGGTTCCCTCAAGAATGCCTTCGACCAAGCCTATAAGGAATGGAATCAGAAGGCGATCGGCTTCGTCGGTTATGGTTCGGTGGGTGGCGCGCGCGCCATCGAGCACGCTCGTACGATCGCTGTCGAATTGCAGATGGCGAACACCCGTTCGGCCGTCCATATCGGTGGCAGCGACTTCTTCGGCATCTATATGGGCAAGCAGACGCTGGCCGATATCGAAGCCAACATCGCGCAGAGCGCCAAGGACCTGCTCGACCAGCTGACCTGGTGGACCAAGGCCACCAAGGCGGCCCGCGAAGAGGATGCCGAGGTCGCTCAGGCAGCCGAATAA
- a CDS encoding NADH:flavin oxidoreductase/NADH oxidase translates to MSALFSTAQLRGLTLRNRAVVAPMCQYSAEDGFANDWHLVHLGRFAMGGFGLIIVEATGVTAEGRISYRDMGLWKDEQIAPLARIVDFLHSQGAAAGIQLAHAGRKASTPIPWRGGFTETEAEKRALGFASWTPVAPTAEIHAENRNFTPPHALDLAGIRNIVDSFVAAARRAEQAGFDTVEIHAAHGYLLNQFLSPLANKRTDEYGGSRENRMRLVLKVTEAVRAVWPSDKPLLARLSVSDNRPDGCQVEDSVVLARELKARGVDAIDCSSGGFDGGSIAPVAAYQVPFAHAVREGADIPTIAVGLLGDVAGAEAIVAAGQADFVALARGALDDPNWAVHARHGLGATDYDLWPEQAQRVRERDRALGLRSFQPT, encoded by the coding sequence ATGTCCGCACTTTTTTCCACCGCGCAGTTGCGCGGCCTCACCCTGCGCAACCGCGCTGTTGTTGCGCCCATGTGCCAATACTCGGCCGAGGACGGCTTCGCCAATGACTGGCACCTGGTGCATCTCGGGCGGTTCGCCATGGGCGGCTTCGGCCTCATCATAGTTGAGGCCACGGGCGTTACCGCCGAGGGGCGCATTTCCTATCGCGATATGGGCCTGTGGAAGGACGAGCAGATTGCGCCGCTGGCACGCATCGTCGATTTCCTGCACAGCCAGGGCGCTGCTGCCGGCATCCAGCTGGCCCATGCCGGCCGCAAGGCGTCGACGCCAATCCCGTGGCGTGGCGGCTTCACTGAGACCGAGGCAGAAAAGCGCGCGCTCGGCTTCGCGAGCTGGACCCCGGTAGCGCCGACGGCCGAGATCCACGCCGAGAACAGGAATTTCACGCCGCCCCACGCCCTCGATCTGGCGGGCATCCGCAACATCGTCGATAGCTTCGTCGCCGCCGCCCGACGTGCCGAACAGGCGGGGTTCGACACGGTCGAGATCCACGCGGCTCACGGCTATCTGCTCAACCAGTTCCTCTCCCCTCTCGCCAACAAGCGCACGGATGAGTATGGCGGCAGCCGTGAAAACCGCATGCGACTGGTGCTGAAAGTAACTGAAGCCGTGCGCGCGGTATGGCCCTCTGACAAGCCCTTGCTGGCCCGTCTGTCGGTCAGCGACAATCGTCCGGACGGCTGCCAGGTGGAGGACAGCGTTGTGCTCGCGCGCGAACTCAAGGCGCGAGGCGTCGACGCCATCGACTGCTCAAGCGGCGGCTTCGACGGTGGCAGCATCGCGCCAGTCGCCGCTTATCAGGTGCCGTTCGCTCACGCCGTCCGCGAAGGCGCCGACATCCCGACCATAGCGGTGGGCCTATTGGGCGATGTGGCCGGGGCCGAAGCCATCGTCGCCGCTGGCCAGGCCGATTTCGTCGCCCTCGCCCGCGGCGCGCTTGACGATCCAAACTGGGCGGTTCACGCCCGCCACGGACTGGGTGCCACCGACTACGATCTTTGGCCCGAACAAGCCCAACGCGTCCGCGAACGCGACCGCGCTCTGGGCCTCAGATCGTTCCAGCCGACCTAA
- a CDS encoding potassium transporter Kup, producing the protein MTQTNSAGTHAVGDAGDLSQSHSRKDLPLLILGALGVVYGDIGTSPIYAFREAMHIRPGATSSDTEILGLLSLIVWALTLTVSLKYVFFVTRADNNGEGGTLSLIALARKTFTKPPAWITGLGVVGAALFFGDAIITPAVSVLSAVEGLKVVAPDLTQYVVPITCVLIIGLFMVQRFGTARVSTVFGPITGIWFLTLGISGLAHIFNYPEVLWALNPLLGAEFVATHVSIAFVVIGAIFLAVTGAEALYVDLGHFGRRPIVLAWFGMVFPCLLLNYFGQGAFVLSVGVENVESPFFEMQPEWALVPFVVLATAATIIASQAVISGMFSLAQQAIALNMLPRMVVQHTSETQSGQVYMPQINSMLMIGVLLLVVSFRSSAALSHAYGIAVSGVMVVTLTLLLVVMWRNWKWHPAAVIAFGIVFAIIDGGFFAANASKLFQGGWVPAVVALVVASLMASWIGGRRRLSEKTRRDEVPLQFLVDNLSKKKPTLVPGTAVFLTSDIEGAPTALLHSLKHYKVLHEQNVILTVRTSASPRVPDDEKVTIDAYNELFSRVVVTFGYMETPNIPKALALGRKLGWKFDIMSTSFFLSRRSLKPGPKSGGPLRYWQDRLFTRLAKNASDATEYFHIPTGRVVEIGTQVVL; encoded by the coding sequence ATGACGCAGACGAACTCGGCCGGCACCCATGCCGTCGGCGATGCGGGCGACCTCAGCCAATCCCATTCGCGCAAAGATCTCCCGCTCCTGATCCTGGGGGCGCTTGGCGTCGTGTATGGTGATATCGGCACCAGCCCGATCTATGCCTTCCGCGAGGCCATGCATATCCGGCCGGGCGCGACGTCCAGCGACACGGAAATCCTGGGACTGCTATCGCTCATCGTCTGGGCGCTGACGCTCACCGTCTCGCTCAAGTATGTCTTCTTCGTCACCCGTGCCGACAACAATGGCGAAGGCGGTACGCTGTCGCTGATTGCCTTGGCGCGCAAGACCTTTACTAAGCCCCCGGCCTGGATCACCGGCCTTGGCGTGGTTGGCGCGGCGCTGTTCTTCGGCGACGCGATCATTACGCCGGCCGTTTCGGTGCTTTCGGCCGTCGAGGGCCTCAAGGTCGTCGCTCCCGACCTGACGCAATATGTCGTGCCGATCACCTGCGTGCTCATTATCGGTCTGTTCATGGTGCAGCGGTTCGGTACGGCCAGGGTATCAACGGTGTTCGGGCCGATCACCGGGATTTGGTTCCTGACGCTCGGCATTTCCGGGCTGGCCCATATTTTCAATTATCCGGAAGTGCTGTGGGCCCTCAATCCGCTATTGGGCGCGGAGTTCGTCGCTACCCACGTCAGCATCGCTTTCGTGGTCATCGGCGCCATCTTCCTGGCGGTCACCGGCGCCGAGGCGCTTTACGTCGATCTTGGCCATTTCGGCCGCAGGCCGATCGTGCTCGCCTGGTTCGGCATGGTCTTCCCCTGTCTGCTGCTGAACTATTTCGGGCAGGGCGCCTTCGTGCTCAGCGTCGGTGTTGAGAACGTCGAAAGTCCTTTCTTCGAAATGCAGCCGGAATGGGCGCTGGTGCCGTTCGTCGTACTGGCTACGGCGGCGACCATCATTGCCAGCCAAGCGGTCATTTCCGGCATGTTCAGCCTGGCGCAGCAGGCCATCGCGCTCAACATGCTTCCGCGCATGGTCGTGCAGCATACGTCCGAGACACAGAGCGGGCAGGTTTACATGCCCCAGATCAACAGCATGCTGATGATCGGCGTGCTGCTGCTGGTCGTCAGTTTCCGCAGCTCGGCGGCGCTGTCGCATGCCTATGGTATCGCGGTGTCCGGCGTGATGGTGGTGACATTGACGCTGCTGCTTGTGGTGATGTGGCGAAATTGGAAGTGGCATCCGGCCGCGGTCATCGCGTTCGGCATTGTGTTCGCCATTATCGACGGTGGGTTCTTTGCCGCCAACGCGTCCAAGCTGTTCCAAGGTGGTTGGGTTCCGGCCGTCGTGGCACTTGTGGTCGCATCGCTGATGGCGAGCTGGATCGGTGGCCGTCGCCGGCTGTCTGAAAAGACGCGCCGCGATGAGGTGCCGTTGCAGTTCCTGGTCGACAACCTCTCCAAGAAGAAGCCGACCCTGGTCCCGGGAACGGCCGTGTTCCTGACCAGCGATATCGAAGGCGCGCCCACGGCGCTTCTGCACAGCCTGAAGCACTACAAGGTGCTGCATGAGCAGAATGTCATTCTCACCGTGCGCACCTCGGCTTCGCCACGCGTGCCAGACGACGAGAAGGTGACCATCGATGCCTATAACGAGCTGTTCAGCCGCGTGGTGGTGACCTTTGGCTACATGGAAACCCCCAATATTCCCAAGGCGCTGGCGCTCGGTCGCAAGCTGGGTTGGAAGTTCGATATCATGTCGACCTCATTCTTCCTGTCCCGCCGCTCGCTGAAGCCGGGTCCGAAGTCGGGCGGCCCGCTGCGCTACTGGCAAGATCGGTTGTTCACCCGGTTGGCGAAGAATGCCAGCGACGCGACGGAGTATTTCCATATTCCCACCGGCCGTGTGGTGGAGATCGGTACGCAGGTCGTGCTGTAG
- a CDS encoding BA14K family protein, whose protein sequence is MTRKPLLELCMAACLALTATAPTFAFDEDRFDVAQASDQRWHQPCETIRDRRERARCFNGARPNEDADWGTAIGVGIIGLTLGAIIAGAASSAENDRPRPMTDYERWLAYCAGKYRSFDPASGTFLSHDGRRYRCQ, encoded by the coding sequence ATGACCAGGAAACCCCTGCTCGAGCTATGCATGGCTGCGTGTCTGGCCCTGACGGCAACCGCGCCCACCTTTGCCTTTGACGAAGATCGGTTCGACGTGGCCCAGGCCAGCGATCAACGTTGGCATCAGCCCTGCGAAACCATCCGTGACAGGCGGGAACGGGCGCGCTGCTTCAACGGCGCACGCCCCAATGAGGACGCTGACTGGGGGACGGCAATCGGGGTAGGGATCATCGGACTCACGCTGGGCGCCATCATCGCCGGCGCGGCAAGTTCGGCCGAAAACGACAGGCCCCGCCCCATGACGGACTACGAGCGCTGGTTGGCCTACTGCGCCGGCAAGTATCGGAGCTTCGATCCGGCAAGCGGCACTTTTCTGAGCCATGACGGGCGTCGCTATCGCTGCCAATAG
- a CDS encoding FAD-dependent oxidoreductase, which translates to MAVLDVAICGAGPAGLATALYMLRLGHRPTIFERFDAARPIGSGLVLQPTGQAVLHDLGLLDAIRELGAPLDRLHGADARTGRVVLDVRYDSLPRAGRGLGIHRAALFGVLHNAVLAAGIRVVTEQEVRGLRDAANGKRALIFAGDRLSEAFDLVVDCLGANSPLKTYSAKPGTSRALSFGAIWTTLPWRAEGFEDTALTQRYRRAGVMIGVLPVGRSSPDSAARAAFFWSLKPAEYEALKQAGLDAWKQTVLAHWPEVAPHLDAIADFPDMTLARYAHHTMPNPTGDALAFVGDSAHSASPQLGQGANMALLDARALYLGLRDHPEDMGKALARYAALRRWHVRLYQVLSAMFTPFYQSDSRVLPLIRDVFVSFIARIPPAPQFLAAIVSGSLLAPLKTLELKRPPSV; encoded by the coding sequence TTGGCAGTTCTCGATGTTGCCATTTGCGGTGCCGGGCCGGCTGGGCTGGCGACCGCGCTCTATATGCTGCGGCTTGGCCATCGGCCGACCATTTTCGAGCGCTTTGACGCGGCGCGGCCCATCGGTTCGGGCCTGGTGCTGCAACCGACGGGGCAGGCCGTGCTGCACGACCTTGGCCTGCTTGATGCGATCCGGGAACTGGGCGCGCCGCTCGACCGCTTGCATGGTGCGGATGCGCGGACCGGCAGGGTTGTGCTCGACGTGCGTTACGATAGCTTGCCGCGTGCTGGGCGCGGTCTGGGCATTCACCGCGCAGCCTTGTTCGGTGTGCTGCATAATGCCGTGCTGGCCGCCGGCATTCGCGTTGTCACCGAGCAAGAGGTGCGTGGCCTGCGTGACGCGGCCAATGGCAAGCGGGCCCTTATCTTTGCGGGCGATCGCCTGTCGGAGGCATTCGATCTCGTGGTTGATTGCCTCGGGGCGAACTCGCCGCTAAAGACCTATTCGGCCAAGCCGGGAACGTCGCGGGCCCTGTCGTTCGGCGCTATCTGGACGACGCTGCCCTGGCGTGCCGAGGGCTTCGAGGATACGGCGCTGACCCAGCGCTATCGCCGGGCCGGCGTGATGATCGGCGTCTTGCCGGTGGGCCGCTCTTCGCCCGATAGCGCCGCGCGCGCTGCGTTCTTCTGGAGCCTCAAGCCCGCCGAATACGAGGCCCTCAAGCAGGCGGGTCTCGATGCCTGGAAGCAGACCGTGCTGGCGCACTGGCCCGAGGTTGCGCCTCACCTCGACGCCATCGCTGATTTTCCCGATATGACCCTGGCGCGCTATGCGCACCATACGATGCCGAACCCCACCGGCGATGCGCTGGCCTTCGTGGGCGACAGTGCGCATTCGGCCAGTCCGCAATTGGGGCAGGGGGCGAACATGGCTTTGCTCGATGCCCGGGCGCTTTATCTCGGACTGCGCGATCATCCGGAAGACATGGGGAAGGCGCTGGCGCGCTATGCCGCCCTGCGACGCTGGCATGTGCGGCTCTACCAGGTCCTCAGCGCCATGTTCACGCCGTTCTACCAGTCCGACAGTCGGGTGCTGCCGCTGATCCGCGATGTCTTCGTGTCGTTCATTGCTCGCATTCCACCCGCGCCGCAATTCCTGGCGGCGATAGTTTCGGGATCGCTGCTGGCACCGCTCAAGACGCTGGAGCTGAAGCGGCCGCCGAGCGTCTAG